Proteins from a single region of Oreochromis niloticus isolate F11D_XX linkage group LG7, O_niloticus_UMD_NMBU, whole genome shotgun sequence:
- the dhtkd1 gene encoding 2-oxoadipate dehydrogenase complex component E1, whose translation MSALILLKSSLSRLPQSVARQVVGCSYHTERGVYGYRPKRTERDQKWQSERVAALNQDHALARLVEAYRAHGHKAAKINPLLPQKPVVDSVPEISMLTGSMSGQLNTSGLRHFGKAQASVEEVQAYLEEAYCGHLSVETGQLSSLDEREWFADRFEELKRENFSPEERRQLAKIMLESQEFDHFLATKFATVKRYGGEGAESMMGFFFELFHQSAHSGVTDIVIGMPHRGRLNLLTGLLKFPPELMFRKMRGLSEFPDTSPAIGDVLSHLTSSVELDFGAKHPLHVTMLPNPSHLEAINPVAQGKTRARQQLRKEGDYSPEDDAQPGDQVICLQIHGDGSFTGQGIVPETLTLSNLPHYRVGGSIHLIVNNQVGYTTPSERGRSSLYCSDVGKMVNCAVIHVNGDDAEEVLRAARLAVNYQRHFRKDVILDLICYRQWGHNELDEPFFTNPAMYKIIRSRKSIPDAYSDQLISEGLMTEVERDEIKTKHYSMLNDKLSNMTLYSPPPTNLQGRWGDLVEPQARVTTWDTGVPIPLLQFVGVKSVDIPEQIQLHSHLGKTHVQARLQKLEEGTKLDWSTAEALAFGSLLCQGFNIRISGQDVGRGTFSQRHAMVVCQDTNDMYIPLNHITPEQTGFLEVCNSPLSEEAVLGFEYGMSIAQPKLLPIWEAQFGDFFNGAQIVFDTFISGGEAKWLLQCGMVILLPHGYDGAGPEHSSCRMERFLQMCDSKEEGVDGDTVNMFVVNPTTSAQYFHLLRRQMVRNFRKPLIVVGPKTLLRFSGAVSSLTEMAPGTSFRPVLGDTSVSAESVQKVVLCSGKHYYALLKQRETSAANQNTALIRVEELCPFPLDALQQELKKYPKAKEFIWSQEEPQNMGAWSFVAPRFEKQLACKLRLVSRPALPAPAVGIGTLHHQQQEAILTATFS comes from the exons atgtCGGCCTTGATTTTGCTGAAAAGCTCGCTGAGCAGACTGCCGCAGAGCGTCGCTCGGCAGGTTGTCGGCTGCAGTTATCACACCGAGAGAGGTGTTTACGGGTACCGACCCAAGAGGACCGAGCGGGACCAGAAGTGGCAGAGCGAGCGGGTAGCTGCATTAAATCAAG ATCATGCTCTCGCTAGACTGGTGGAGGCATACAGAGCACACGGACACAAGGCTGCTAAAATTAACCCTTTGCTACCTCAAAAGCCTGTTGTTGACAGTGTCCCGGAGATTAGCATGCTGACTGGGAGCATGAGTGGACAACTCAACACCTCAG GTTTGCGCCACTTTGGGAAAGCGCAGGCTTCGGTGGAAGAGGTTCAGGCCTACCTGGAAGAAGCCTACTGTGGCCACCTGTCAGTGGAGACTGGCCAGCTAAGCAGTCTGGATGAGAGGGAGTGGTTCGCTGACCGCTTCGAGGAGCTTAAGAGAGAAAATTTCTCTCCAGAGGAGAGAAGGCAGCTGGCCAAGATCATGCTAGAGTCTCAG GAATTCGACCACTTTCTGGCCACCAAGTTTGCTACTGTGAAGCGTTATGGAGGAGAGGGAGCAGAGAGCATGATGGGGTTTTTCTTTGAGCTCTTCCACCAGTCCGCCCACAGTGGAGTCACTGACATTGTGATCGGCATGCCTCACCGAGGCCGACTCAACCTCCTGACAGGCCTGCTCAAGTTCCCACCTGAG CTTATGTTCCGTAAGATGCGCGGCCTCAGCGAGTTCCCCGACACCTCGCCGGCCATCGGTGACGTCCTCTCCCACCTCACCTCTTCGGTGGAGTTGGATTTTGGAGCCAAACACCCCCTTCATGTCACCATGCTGCCCAACCCATCTCACCTTGAAGCCATCAACCCCGTGGCTCAGGGCAAAACCAGAGCCAGGCAGCAGCTCCGGAAAGAAGGGGACTACTCGCCCGAAGACGACGCCCAACCAGGGGACCAAGTCATCTGTCTGCAG ATTCACGGCGATGGCTCGTTCACTGGTCAAGGGATCGTTCCTGAAACTCTGACCCTTTCAAATCTTCCTCACTACAGAGTGGGTGGGAGCATCCACCTCATCGTGAATAACCAAGTGGGCTACACCACCCCGTCGGAAAGAGGACGATCGTCTTTGTACTGCAGTGATGTCG GTAAGATGGTGAACTGTGCTGTGATCCATGTAAACGGAGATGATGCCGAGGAGGTGCTGCGAGCCGCTCGGCTGGCTGTCAACTACCAGCGGCACTTCAGGAAAGATGTCATCCTGGACCTGATCTGTTACCGTCAGTGGGGCCACAATGAGCTGGACGAGCCTTTTTTCACCAACCCGGCAATGTACAAGATCATCCG GTCTCGAAAGAGCATCCCAGACGCCTACTCAGACCAGCTGATATCAGAGGGTCTGATGACAGAAGTTGAGCGTGACGAGATCAAAACCAAACACTACAGCATGCTCAACGACAAGCTGTCCAACATGACCCTGTACAGCCCTCCACCCACCAACCTGCAGGGCCGCTGGGGGGATCTTGTTGAACCCCAGGCTAGAGTCACCACCTGGGACACTGGTGTCCCCATTCCCCTGCTGCAGTTTGTGGGAGTGAAATCTGTGGATATCCCTGAGCAAATCCAGCTGCACAGCCACCTCGGAAAAACCCACGTACAG GCCCGGCTGCAGAAACTGGAAGAGGGAACCAAACTAGACTGGTCGACAGCAGAGGCCCTCGCTTTCGGCTCGCTCCTCTGCCAAG GTTTTAATATCCGCATCAGTGGACAGGACGTTGGAAGAGGTACATTCAGTCAGCGGCATGCCATGGTTGTGTGCCAGGACACTAACGACATGTACATCCCTCTGAATCACATCACCCCCGAGCAGACAGGTTTCCTGGAG GTGTGTAACAGCCCGCTGTCTGAAGAGGCCGTGCTCGGATTTGAATACGGCATGAGCATCGCGCAGCCGAAGCTTCTGCCCATCTGGGAGGCTCAGTTTGGAGATTTCTTTAACGGAGCGCAGATTGTCTTTGACACCTTCATCTCGGGAG GTGAAGCCAAGTGGCTGCTGCAGTGTGGGATGGTGATCCTGCTGCCTCATGGATACGATGGAGCTGGACCTGAACACTCCTCCTGCCGTATGGAGCGTTTCCTCCAG ATGTGCGACAGTAAGGAGGAGGGTGTGGACGGCGACACTGTGAACATGTTCGTGGTCAACCCCACCACCTCCGCTCAGTACTTCCATCTGCTCCGGAGGCAGATGGTTCGAAACTTCCGCAAACCTCTCATTGTTGTGGGACCCAAGACTCTGCTGAGATTTTCC GGGGCTGTGTCCAGTCTGACTGAGATGGCACCAGGAACATCTTTTAGGCCAGTGCTGGGTGATACTTCTGTGTCAGCAGAAAG TGTCCAGAAGGTGGTGCTGTGCTCTGGGAAGCACTACTATGCCCTGCTGAAACAGAGGGAGACATCAGCAGCCAACCAGAACACAGCGCTCATCCGCGTGGAGGAGCTGTGTCCGTTCCCTCTGGATGCCCTGCAGCAGGAGCTCAAAAAATACCCCAAAGCCAAAG